A stretch of the Gossypium hirsutum isolate 1008001.06 chromosome D07, Gossypium_hirsutum_v2.1, whole genome shotgun sequence genome encodes the following:
- the LOC107954631 gene encoding protein NRT1/ PTR FAMILY 5.2, with protein sequence MSHDLLLDPKALSPPLAFTMTKVEEEKGAADGRDEYTEDGSVDLKGRPVLRSNTGRWKACSFIVGYEVFERMAYYGIASNLVLYLSRKLHEGTVKASNNVNIWVGTVWMTPIVGAYIADAFLGRYWTFVIASAIYLTGMLLVTLAVSVPALRPPSCGHGIKEEACNKRASDLQKGVFYCALYIIAIGTGGTKPNISTMGADQFDDFEPKERVQKLSFFNWWMFSIFFGTLFSNTFLIYIQDTVGWSLGYGLPTAGLLVSVLVFLVGTPHYRHKLALGSPLTTIFQVLVAAVRKWNVPVPSDPKELHELSLEEYTKSKKFRIEYTPSLRFLDKAAVKSGSNSPWMLCPVTQVEETKQMVKMIPVLSATFIPSTLLAQVGTLFIKQGTTLDRGMGPHFEIPAACLTAFVTIFMLISIPVYDRIFVPTVRRYTKNPRGITLLQRMGIGLVLQIIIMVVACFAERKRLSVAREHQIVGKDDTVPLTIFILLPQFALMGVADSLVEVAKLEFFYDQAPDGMKSLGTSYFTSSLGIGHFLGSSILTTVSDITMTNGHTGWILDNLNISHLDYYYAFLAAMGSLNLIYFLIVAKYFVYNVDVTERDLKEAIGASLDKASLKGEALTTGPI encoded by the exons ATGTCACATGATCTTTTATTAGATCCCAAGGCTTTAAGCCCTCCTCTTGCTTTCACAATGACAAAGgtagaagaagaaaaaggggCAGCAGATGGAAGAGATGAGTACACTGAAGATGGAAGTGTGGATCTCAAGGGCAGGCCTGTCTTGAGATCAAACACTGGGAGATGGAAAGCTTGTTCTTTCATTgttg GATATGAAGTGTTTGAGAGGATGGCGTACTACGGGATAGCATCAAACCTAGTACTGTACTTGTCGAGGAAACTCCACGAAGGAACAGTAAAGGCTTCAAACAACGTTAACATCTGGGTTGGAACAGTGTGGATGACCCCGATTGTAGGGGCTTACATTGCAGATGCTTTTCTGGGTCGCTACTGGACTTTTGTTATTGCATCAGCCATTTATCTTACA GGAATGTTACTCGTGACCTTAGCAGTTTCTGTGCCTGCCTTGAGGCCTCCATCATGTGGCCATGGGATCAAAGAAGAAGCCTGCAACAAAAGAGCCTCAGATTTGCAGAAAGGCGTATTCTATTGTGCACTATACATTATCGCAATAGGAACTGGTGGAACCAAGCCTAACATTTCCACTATGGGAGCAGACCAGTTTGATGACTTCGAGCCGAAGGAAAGGGTTCAAAAGTTATCCTTTTTTAATTGGTGGATGTTTAGCATTTTCTTTGGCACCCTCTTCTCCAACACTTTCTTGATCTACATACAAGACACTGTGGGGTGGAGCCTTGGCTATGGCCTACCAACAGCGGGTCTCTTGGTctctgttttggtgttcttggtgGGAACCCCGCATTACAGACACAAATTGGCCTTGGGTAGCCCTTTAACCACGATTTTCCAAGTGCTTGTGGCTGCTGTCAGGAAGTGGAATGTGCCTGTTCCAAGCGACCCCAAAGAGCTACATGAGCTTAGCTTGGAAGAGTACACAAAATCTAAGAAATTCAGAATTGAATACACCCCTTCATTAag ATTCCTAGACAAAGCAGCCGTAAAGAGCGGGTCAAACTCACCATGGATGTTGTGTCCAGTGACCCAAGTCGAAGAAACCAAGCAGATGGTAAAGATGATCCCCGTTTTGTCGGCAACATTCATACCAAGCACCCTTTTAGCTCAGGTGGGAACATTGTTTATCAAACAAGGAACCACTCTTGATCGTGGGATGGGACCCCACTTCGAAATCCCGGCGGCTTGTCTCACAGCATTCGTTACCATCTTTATGTTGATCAGCATTCCCGTATATGACCGCATCTTCGTCCCAACAGTGAGGCGTTACACCAAGAATCCCAGAGGGATCACATTGCTTCAAAGAATGGGAATTGGCCTTGTTTTGCAGATCATCATAATGGTCGTCGCTTGTTTTGCTGAAAGGAAGAGGCTGAGCGTTGCACGAGAGCATCAGATAGTGGGTAAAGACGACACGGTTCCTCTCACCATATTCATACTCCTACCGCAGTTTGCTTTGATGGGGGTGGCCGATTCGCTCGTGGAAGTTGCAAAGCTAGAGTTTTTCTATGACCAAGCACCGGATGGAATGAAAAGCCTTGGGACCTCATATTTCACTAGCAGCTTAGGGATTGGGCATTTCCTTGGCAGTTCTATTTTGACCACAGTATCTGATATCACTATGACAAATGGACATACAGGGTGGATCTTGGACAATCTCAACATCTCTCACCTAGACTATTATTATGCCTTCTTGGCTGCCATGGGTTCCCTCAACTTAATCTACTTCTTGATTGTGGCCAAGTATTTTGTTTATAATGTAGACGTCACAGAAAGGGATTTAAAGGAAGCCATTGGAGCTTCACTGGACAAAGCTTCCCTTAAAGGGGAAGCCTTGACAACTGGTCCAATCTGA